Proteins encoded together in one Chitinophaga varians window:
- a CDS encoding Dyp-type peroxidase yields MFLKKLFKRTAEKIELHDIQAIILRDRPLPYHGVNVFLEILHTASAKAFLKEIVPYVTNAQNWWDNDNAWLSIAFTYEGLKKLELPQSTIESFPDAFKKGMAARSEKLMDINENAPEKWDAVFKTAGNHIAVSIIAKNMDDLNSKKALALQVLEKHQGVKLCFQADFDTPIEGNFNHFGFRDGISNPEIEGSGAEQLNSKERPIKAGEFIMGYNNEAGNYYPMPQPMEFAKNGTFVIFRKYHSHVAAFNRYLKEQAKNKDEQELLAAKMIGRWRSGAPLNMCPFKDNSALGADATKNNDFDFSNDQNGKLVPYSSHMRRMNPRNSKMAVMSDVNLHRIIRKGVGYGPALPNGSTKDDGKERGLYFIAFSAKAMETLEFLQREWVNSGNFMSLKNEKDPVIGLNEGKGTFTLPGEPLPKRFTGMPTFNTLKGGMYLFMPGINAIKWLSEL; encoded by the coding sequence ATGTTCTTAAAAAAATTATTTAAACGCACCGCCGAAAAAATAGAGCTGCACGACATACAGGCCATCATATTGCGTGACAGGCCTCTGCCTTATCATGGTGTAAATGTTTTTTTGGAAATTCTACATACTGCTTCCGCCAAAGCATTTCTGAAAGAAATAGTACCTTATGTCACCAATGCCCAAAATTGGTGGGATAATGACAATGCCTGGCTTTCAATTGCCTTTACTTACGAGGGACTAAAGAAACTTGAACTTCCACAGTCCACAATTGAGAGTTTTCCTGATGCCTTTAAAAAAGGAATGGCTGCCCGCAGCGAAAAACTAATGGACATTAATGAGAATGCCCCCGAAAAATGGGATGCCGTTTTTAAGACAGCCGGTAACCATATCGCCGTTTCCATCATTGCAAAAAATATGGATGATCTGAATTCCAAAAAAGCACTTGCCCTTCAGGTATTGGAAAAACACCAGGGTGTTAAATTATGTTTTCAAGCCGATTTTGACACCCCTATAGAAGGCAATTTCAACCATTTTGGCTTTCGTGATGGTATCAGTAACCCGGAAATTGAAGGTAGTGGGGCAGAGCAATTAAATTCAAAAGAACGCCCCATAAAGGCAGGTGAATTTATTATGGGATATAACAACGAAGCAGGTAACTACTATCCTATGCCGCAGCCAATGGAGTTTGCAAAGAATGGTACTTTTGTCATCTTCAGAAAATACCACAGCCATGTAGCTGCTTTTAACAGGTACCTTAAAGAACAGGCAAAAAACAAAGACGAGCAGGAATTGCTTGCTGCAAAGATGATAGGCAGATGGCGCAGCGGAGCGCCACTCAATATGTGTCCTTTTAAAGATAATTCAGCATTGGGCGCAGATGCCACGAAGAATAATGACTTTGATTTCAGCAATGACCAAAATGGTAAGTTGGTACCCTACTCAAGCCACATGCGCCGAATGAACCCGCGTAACAGTAAAATGGCTGTAATGTCGGATGTGAACCTGCACCGCATTATACGAAAAGGCGTAGGTTATGGCCCTGCATTGCCAAATGGCAGCACTAAAGATGACGGTAAAGAGCGAGGACTTTATTTCATAGCATTTAGTGCAAAAGCTATGGAGACCCTCGAATTTTTACAAAGAGAATGGGTCAATAGTGGAAACTTTATGAGCCTCAAAAATGAAAAAGACCCTGTTATTGGCCTGAACGAAGGTAAAGGTACATTCACCTTGCCCGGCGAACCTCTGCCCAAACGCTTTACCGGCATGCCCACATTTAATACACTAAAAGGTGGCATGTATTTATTTATGCCGGGTATAAATGCTATAAAGTGGTTGAGTGAGTTATAG
- a CDS encoding NAD(P)-binding domain-containing protein — MKPENDIQPNDATELSSVKPDIFYKVDIVVIGAGQAGLSAAYHLKREGVTPGKGFVVLDDEFGPGGAWQHRWDSLTLSNVNGINDLPGMTFADAVNTEDKALQANIAIPKYYEQYERAFELPVIRPIRVSEVTEKNERFIIRTNGIQFSARGLINATGTWKTPNCPRYPGWEKFKGRQLHTAEYKNAQEFVGKHVIIVGGGISAVQLLGEVSAVTQTTWVTRRPPDFRKYEFTPELGHEAVAMVEKRVREGLPPNSVVSVTGLPITPAIEGMLKKGVLDRKPMFDEITATGVRWADGTTLDADVIFWNTGFRHSLDHLAPLKLMNDKNGIEMSGRLATQVARDPRIHLVGYGPSASTIGANRAGRAAARELIEFLKL, encoded by the coding sequence ATGAAGCCTGAGAACGACATACAGCCTAACGATGCTACAGAATTAAGCAGCGTTAAGCCTGATATATTTTATAAAGTAGATATTGTGGTAATCGGTGCCGGACAGGCAGGATTGTCTGCAGCATATCATCTGAAAAGAGAAGGGGTAACACCCGGGAAGGGGTTTGTGGTTTTAGATGATGAATTCGGGCCCGGAGGAGCCTGGCAACATCGTTGGGATTCTTTGACGCTCAGCAATGTCAATGGTATCAACGATCTGCCCGGAATGACTTTTGCCGATGCCGTCAACACGGAGGATAAAGCATTACAGGCGAATATCGCAATCCCTAAATATTATGAGCAATATGAACGCGCTTTTGAACTTCCCGTAATTCGTCCGATAAGAGTAAGCGAAGTGACGGAGAAGAACGAACGGTTTATCATCCGGACCAATGGCATTCAATTCAGCGCCCGGGGGTTGATTAATGCTACCGGTACCTGGAAAACTCCCAATTGCCCTCGATATCCTGGATGGGAAAAATTTAAAGGCAGGCAGCTTCACACGGCGGAGTACAAAAATGCGCAGGAATTCGTTGGCAAACATGTCATTATTGTAGGCGGCGGGATTTCAGCGGTTCAATTGTTAGGGGAAGTTTCTGCCGTAACACAAACCACGTGGGTGACCCGCCGGCCTCCTGATTTTAGAAAATACGAATTTACGCCCGAATTGGGGCATGAAGCTGTGGCGATGGTGGAAAAAAGAGTACGTGAAGGATTACCCCCCAATTCAGTAGTATCTGTAACCGGATTGCCGATCACGCCTGCTATTGAAGGAATGTTGAAAAAAGGAGTCCTGGACCGAAAGCCCATGTTCGACGAAATTACGGCAACCGGCGTCCGATGGGCGGACGGAACAACACTCGATGCGGATGTTATTTTTTGGAATACCGGTTTTCGTCATTCTTTGGACCACCTTGCTCCCTTAAAGTTGATGAATGATAAAAACGGAATTGAGATGTCCGGAAGATTAGCCACACAGGTGGCGAGAGACCCAAGGATACATTTAGTCGGATATGGCCCGTCTGCGTCCACTATTGGCGCCAACAGGGCCGGCCGGGCGGCCGCAAGGGAGTTGATTGAATTTCTCAAATTATAA
- a CDS encoding DNRLRE domain-containing protein, giving the protein MKISNALVTLTLVAAFMTSSCRKDLATDPNPQQNAQVLNSEIKDGKKTITLSIGDNFTKGAGTQDDAAVYNHPDWVNRNFSSETDFLALSWTFQGTPGTARQFFRFNGLSTIPAGTTIVSATLTLTGVTTSAAAPQGNSYYPGSPYNSSGTNPAWIKRVTGSWTATSITWNNQPTTTTTNQVAIPASTSQWNYSVTLNVTSLVQDIVNSGQNNGLSMQLQTEAYYRSLIFTGPRNTNIAGRPKLVITYEI; this is encoded by the coding sequence ATGAAAATCTCTAATGCCCTTGTGACCCTTACCCTTGTAGCAGCATTTATGACAAGCAGCTGCCGTAAAGATCTGGCAACAGATCCAAATCCACAGCAAAATGCCCAGGTCCTTAACTCCGAAATTAAAGACGGAAAGAAAACTATTACCCTCAGCATCGGCGACAACTTCACAAAAGGCGCCGGCACTCAGGACGACGCGGCTGTTTACAACCATCCGGATTGGGTTAATCGCAACTTCAGCTCCGAAACCGATTTCCTCGCCCTTTCCTGGACCTTCCAGGGCACGCCAGGTACCGCGCGGCAGTTCTTCAGATTTAATGGTCTCAGTACCATTCCTGCAGGCACGACGATCGTATCTGCCACACTGACGTTAACCGGCGTGACCACCAGCGCGGCTGCTCCACAAGGCAACTCCTACTATCCCGGTTCGCCGTACAATTCTTCCGGCACCAACCCTGCCTGGATCAAACGTGTAACCGGCTCCTGGACTGCAACTTCCATCACCTGGAATAACCAGCCTACAACCACTACCACCAATCAGGTAGCGATTCCGGCTTCTACTTCCCAGTGGAATTACAGTGTAACCCTTAACGTTACCTCACTGGTACAGGACATCGTCAACAGTGGACAGAACAACGGCCTTAGCATGCAACTGCAGACAGAAGCTTACTATCGCAGCCTTATCTTCACTGGTCCTCGTAATACCAATATCGCCGGTCGTCCGAAACTGGTGATCACCTACGAGATCTAG
- a CDS encoding methyltransferase — protein MEGIKRKPFQGVMNIVRFNWHFYVLSMGLLIAGLFFRHLVPVQLLLWLLIASSVLSLGVSWYIYDVSRLYQLRWLDGLNVRTNGRIVNINAGFDETSHLLAHKYPEAQLRVFDFYDPAKHTEVSIERARKMYPPYPGTEVVGTSAVPLSHASTDIIFLFMAAHEIRDGRERKIFFEQLCDALPEDGRLIVLEHLRDPFNFMAYNIGFFHFFSARTWKEVFTLAGLSVEEERKVTPFLSAFILCKNGTTS, from the coding sequence ATGGAAGGGATAAAGCGGAAGCCATTTCAGGGTGTTATGAATATTGTCCGGTTCAACTGGCATTTTTATGTGCTATCGATGGGGTTGTTGATAGCAGGTTTGTTTTTCCGTCACCTTGTACCTGTACAGTTGTTATTATGGCTGCTGATCGCCAGCTCCGTACTGTCTTTGGGCGTTTCATGGTATATCTATGATGTTTCCCGGTTATATCAGTTGCGTTGGCTGGATGGGTTAAATGTCCGCACCAACGGGCGGATCGTTAATATCAATGCCGGTTTTGACGAAACAAGTCATCTTCTTGCGCACAAGTATCCGGAAGCGCAGCTCCGCGTTTTTGACTTTTATGATCCGGCAAAGCATACCGAAGTATCTATTGAGCGGGCGAGAAAGATGTATCCTCCTTATCCGGGTACAGAAGTAGTCGGTACCTCGGCGGTCCCGCTGTCCCATGCATCGACAGATATTATCTTTCTGTTTATGGCCGCGCATGAAATCAGAGATGGCCGGGAACGCAAAATATTCTTTGAACAGTTATGTGACGCCTTGCCGGAGGATGGCCGATTGATAGTGCTGGAGCACCTGAGAGATCCGTTCAATTTCATGGCCTATAATATTGGATTCTTTCATTTTTTTTCCGCGCGCACCTGGAAGGAGGTGTTTACTTTGGCGGGATTAAGTGTCGAAGAAGAACGCAAGGTGACTCCTTTCTTATCAGCCTTTATACTTTGTAAAAATGGAACTACATCTTAA
- a CDS encoding DUF2071 domain-containing protein, which translates to MLTFLKNHPFAVEAYFESSLVLTYAVPMSMVRPMVPAKLDLDLFDDQWAFVAVAVVKTRRLRPKGFPGFMGHDFVLAGYRVFVRYTNSQGKKWRGLYILKSETDKKRMAFMGNLFTHYNYTTTDIDVKSEENILRVKSDKSGVDIIVDLGTPETGLPAGSPFNNWKEARRFAGPLPFTFTCNDVSNEVLIIEGVREKWTPKPVAVVSAKVGFMDRPEWQDAVLANAFLIQHIPYYWKKGKVDIWKG; encoded by the coding sequence ATGTTAACTTTCCTGAAGAACCACCCATTTGCGGTGGAAGCATATTTTGAAAGCTCTTTGGTGCTGACTTACGCTGTTCCTATGTCGATGGTACGACCGATGGTGCCGGCAAAGCTGGACCTGGACCTGTTCGATGATCAATGGGCGTTTGTGGCCGTGGCGGTTGTAAAAACGCGTCGTTTGCGTCCGAAAGGGTTTCCTGGCTTTATGGGGCATGATTTTGTATTAGCAGGTTATCGTGTTTTTGTACGATATACCAATAGCCAGGGAAAAAAATGGCGCGGCTTGTATATTCTAAAATCGGAGACAGATAAAAAGAGGATGGCGTTCATGGGCAACCTGTTTACGCATTACAACTATACCACGACAGATATCGATGTGAAGAGTGAAGAGAACATTCTCCGCGTGAAGTCTGATAAATCCGGTGTCGATATCATAGTGGACCTGGGAACCCCGGAAACAGGACTTCCTGCCGGTTCGCCTTTTAATAACTGGAAAGAGGCGCGCCGGTTCGCTGGTCCGTTGCCGTTTACATTTACCTGTAATGATGTGTCAAATGAAGTGTTGATCATTGAAGGGGTACGGGAAAAATGGACACCAAAACCAGTTGCGGTAGTTAGTGCAAAGGTTGGCTTCATGGACCGGCCGGAGTGGCAGGATGCGGTACTGGCCAACGCCTTTTTGATTCAACATATTCCTTATTACTGGAAAAAAGGTAAAGTCGATATATGGAAGGGATAA
- a CDS encoding DoxX-like family protein, translating into MKERIHKYVNIAIAAVWIINGLYCKVYNGVPRHQQIVARILGSDYARLLTLAIGWLEGLMAVWVLLAIKSRWCAVVQIFLVLTMNIIEFLVAPDLLLFGRMNLIVAIFFCLMIYWDQFGFYRTKTVA; encoded by the coding sequence ATGAAAGAAAGAATTCATAAGTATGTGAATATTGCCATAGCGGCTGTTTGGATAATTAACGGCTTGTATTGTAAAGTTTATAACGGTGTCCCCCGGCATCAACAGATTGTGGCCCGTATCCTTGGTAGTGACTATGCCAGATTGTTAACACTTGCTATCGGGTGGCTGGAAGGGCTGATGGCGGTATGGGTGCTGTTAGCCATAAAATCACGCTGGTGCGCGGTTGTACAGATTTTTCTGGTGCTTACGATGAACATCATAGAATTTTTAGTGGCACCTGATCTGCTGTTGTTTGGAAGAATGAATTTGATTGTAGCCATCTTTTTTTGCTTAATGATTTACTGGGACCAGTTTGGCTTTTATCGTACCAAAACAGTTGCTTAA
- a CDS encoding DUF4848 domain-containing protein, whose translation MKINLMMRMGLLMMFVFLSCKKDAGIKDSEPIVKDSPVKVVDGVLRFSNDQAFVQTMLAVNAMSPEERTDWEKKMGFTSLRSIYHQFNQELDKMEAVQDKDGFFAVKNKYNKVAVWNNAGTSYEINCRGILEAGIVNADGLVQINDQVLQYSRDQVTTSTVSGGSADARKSSGGNVIWTREKKDLLARDQSALIAYGGHGVVNQLRMGEGGILSGGPMEDGPEAKAYAQVKIYNFLLNGQNRGFCTVYFRAEHRNWLGIMRQVTCFGGGIRGEHYVTLNNQGNQILFASGTWGGEWGTKGPNWRQTFESNHEVVLIVSAELKNNPVTIGYIPPYLNNQFANADFKIIEDGSSNNFWTRYVPFGQLETPLAMRIYSIGTPPNAKYHSFTLEFK comes from the coding sequence ATGAAAATCAATTTAATGATGCGCATGGGTTTACTAATGATGTTTGTTTTTCTCTCCTGTAAGAAGGACGCAGGCATCAAAGACAGTGAACCTATAGTTAAAGACAGCCCGGTCAAAGTAGTAGACGGTGTACTGCGCTTTTCCAATGATCAGGCCTTTGTCCAGACAATGCTGGCAGTTAATGCTATGTCTCCCGAAGAAAGGACGGATTGGGAGAAGAAAATGGGATTTACTTCCCTGAGATCAATCTATCATCAGTTCAACCAGGAGTTGGACAAAATGGAAGCTGTACAGGATAAGGACGGCTTTTTTGCTGTGAAGAACAAGTACAACAAAGTTGCTGTGTGGAATAATGCTGGTACGTCCTACGAGATTAACTGTAGGGGTATTCTTGAGGCTGGGATCGTAAATGCAGATGGCCTGGTGCAAATAAATGACCAGGTTTTGCAGTATAGCCGTGACCAGGTTACTACTTCCACTGTGTCCGGTGGTAGTGCAGACGCCAGAAAATCCAGCGGTGGCAACGTTATATGGACGAGGGAAAAGAAGGACCTTCTTGCAAGAGATCAGTCCGCATTGATCGCTTATGGTGGACATGGCGTGGTGAATCAGCTAAGAATGGGAGAGGGCGGTATTTTAAGCGGAGGACCTATGGAAGATGGTCCCGAAGCCAAAGCATATGCACAGGTGAAGATTTATAACTTTTTGTTGAATGGGCAAAACAGAGGTTTCTGCACTGTTTATTTCCGGGCAGAACACAGAAACTGGCTGGGTATAATGCGCCAGGTGACCTGCTTTGGCGGCGGTATCCGGGGAGAGCATTATGTTACGCTTAATAATCAGGGAAATCAGATTCTCTTTGCTTCAGGTACCTGGGGAGGAGAGTGGGGCACAAAAGGTCCTAACTGGCGCCAGACATTTGAGAGTAATCATGAAGTGGTGCTAATTGTATCCGCCGAACTTAAAAATAACCCGGTGACAATAGGTTATATCCCACCCTATCTGAATAATCAGTTTGCAAATGCTGACTTTAAAATAATTGAAGATGGATCTTCCAATAATTTTTGGACCAGGTATGTGCCGTTTGGCCAGTTAGAGACTCCACTCGCGATGCGTATCTATAGTATAGGGACTCCTCCGAACGCGAAGTACCATTCTTTTACGCTCGAGTTTAAATAA
- a CDS encoding class I lanthipeptide, which produces MKKNTFPKKLQLAKVKIADLNAIQPKQKNFICETSYAETTCRGCYETIICL; this is translated from the coding sequence ATGAAGAAGAACACATTTCCCAAAAAACTGCAGCTGGCAAAAGTAAAAATCGCCGATCTCAATGCCATCCAACCCAAGCAGAAAAATTTCATCTGTGAAACATCGTACGCCGAGACCACCTGCCGCGGCTGCTACGAAACTATTATTTGCCTGTAA
- a CDS encoding class I lanthipeptide has product MKKNTFPKKLQLAKVKIADLNAAPPKQGFICLTSFDQTTCPGCRRTVDNCTL; this is encoded by the coding sequence ATGAAAAAGAACACATTTCCCAAAAAGCTGCAGCTGGCAAAAGTAAAAATCGCTGATCTGAATGCTGCGCCTCCGAAACAAGGCTTTATTTGCCTGACCTCCTTCGATCAGACCACTTGTCCCGGCTGCCGTCGGACAGTAGACAACTGCACGCTGTAA